TTCTACTCCATCGTAACGCTAACGGCCGCGGCCGCGACCACGGTTATCGGCCTCGGCTGGGGCATCAAGCCCGGCTCGGTCTTCCAGGACATCATCTTCCAGAGCATCCTGGTGCCGCTCAACGCCTCGATGTTTGCCATCCTCGCGTTCTACATGGCATCCGCCGCGTACCGGGCATTCCGCGCCCGCACCAGGGAGGCGGCACTGCTCCTCATCGCGGCTTTCATCGTCATGCTGGGCATGGTGCCCATCGGCAACACCATCTGGCACAAGCTGCCCGACATCGCCGAGTGGATACTATCGGTGCCCAACATGGCGGCTAAGCGCGCCATTCTTTTCGGCGTCGCGCTGGGCGGCATCGCCACGTCGCTCAAGATCATCCTCGGGATTGAGCGCGGCTGGCTGGGAGGAGGCAAGTCATGAAGTTCTTCCAGTCACTGCTCAAGATCGACCGCAGGATCATCTACATCGTCATGGGCGTGCTGGTGATGCTGCCGCTGGTGAAGCCGCTCGGTCTCGGGGTCACGTCCGGGCCGCGGGCGCGCGCGATCTTTGACGCTATCGACTCCCTGCCGGCGGGCAAGACCGTGCTCGTAGCGGTCGACTTCGACCCGGCGTCGATGCCCGAGCTCTACCCGATGCTCGTCGCCGTAATGCGCCACGCCTTCGCCAAGGACCTCAAGGTGCTGCTCTGCGGCCTTTGGGTGACAGGTTCGGGCCTGGCCGACCAGGCGGTACAGACCATCCCCAAGGAGTACAACAAGGTCTATGGCAAGGACGTCGTCTACCTCGGCTGGAAGACCGGCGTTGACGCCGTCATCCTCGGGATGGGTGAGAACATCAAGAGTGTCTACCCGGTCGATTACTACGGCCACAAGCTCGATTCGCTGCCGATGATGCAGGAAGTCCAGCGCCTGCGCGACATCCCGATCGCATTCGCGATATCCGCCGGCACTCCCGGTTACCAGGACTGGCTCCTTTACGCCCAGGCCCGCTACGGCATGCGGGTCGGGGCCGGCGTCACCGCGGTTTCGGCAGCCGACGCCTATCCGTACCTTCAGTCCGGTCAGCTCACCGGACTGCTCGCGGGCATGAAGGGCGCGGCCGAATACGAAGTGCTCGTGCAGAAGAATGGCTACTCCAAGGCTTACATGCCCGCAGTTGCGGCCATGGATTCACAGTCCCTGGCCCACGTCGTCATCCTGCTCCTGGTAGTCATCGGCAATGTCGCCTACTTCGCGACCCGCAAGAGGAGGTCATAATGCACCCTTCCCACAGCATCCTGACCTGGCTGGCCGCGCTACTGACCATCGGCATCTTCTCCTTCCTGTGGCGCGACAACCCGGTCTACAAGTTCTGTGAGCATCTCTTCGTGGGCGTGTCGGTCGGCTACTCGATTGCGCTCACGTGGTACACGTCGGTCTATCCCGACCTCTTCACCCCGCTGTTCCTGAAACCGCTCTCACAGGTCTCTATCGGCAACAAGCTTTTGTTCTTGATCCCGCTCGTGCTCGGCCTCTGTTACTTCGCCCGCTTCATCCCGCGCGTCTCGTGGCTCATTCGCTTCCCCATCGCCTTCGGCCTCGGCTGGGGCTCGGGCGTCGCGATACCGGCGTTCTTCCAGACAAACATCATCAAGCAGATGCAGGGGACATTCCTGACCCCGGGCATCTTCGCCCGCTGGGACGTCTTCGCGTGGGCACTTATCACCTTCATCGGAGTCGTCTGCACCGTCTTATACTTCTTCTTCTCCCGCGAGCACAAGGGCGCTCTGCGCCTCGCCTCCGAGGTCGGCGTCGTCTACCTGATGGTCGGGTTCGGCGCGTCGTTCGGCTACACGGTGATGGCGCGTATGTCCCTACTCATCGGTCGTTTCCAGTTTGTCCTGCGCGACTGGCTGGGTGTGATTCACTAGACGTGTCGAGACTCTTTCTGATCCTTGTCGCAGCCGTGGCGATTGCCTGGGCAACACAGCAGTCAGGTCGCGTGATTCCTGACTCGGAATACGGTGGGTCCCGCGGCCCTATCCAACTGAACGGCCCGGCTGATAACATCGAGAACCTGCCCAGCGATTCACGGCTCTACGACGACATCGACCTGCTCAAGACGTCGGGCCTCATACGCACGATGCCATCGACCAGCAGACCATGGACCCGCGGGGAGTGTGCCAGACTGGTGGATGAGGCGCTTGGCAAAAGCCGGACCGTCCGGCTCGCGCCTGGACAACGAGCTGCCCTCAAGCGTCTCGAGTTCGAGTTCGGATGGGAACTCCACAGATCAGTCGCCAGGCGCTCGTCAATCAACATCCCGGTTCCTGACACGCCGGGTGACACGGCACGCTGCAACCTCTTTTCCCGCCTGGCTGCGACCCGGGACCGGCAAGGACTGTCGGGTGCGGTGGTTCTGGACAATCGCCCTTCAGACAAGTTCTGCTTCTATGAACGCGGTGAACTGACCTTCTATCACCCGAACATACCTGGAGAATCCCTGTCGTATGACTCGGCAGGCGTGCACCTTCCTGGCAAGCGCGTGCTGCCGTGGCGCAATATCGCCACTTTCGACGCGGAACTCGCCTATCTGGCCATCAAGCTGCCGTGGGTCCGGCTCGAACTGGGCCGGGACGATTTCGTGTGGGGTCCGGGCTACACCGGCTCGGTCATGCTCAACAACACCGCGCCCGCACTCGACCACGTCCAACTCTGCGCCTCGTACCGGAACTTCAAGTTCCTGAGTCTCAACTCCTTCCTGTCGCGGTGGGGAACCACGCCTCGCTTCCTCTCGGCGCAGCGTGTGGAGGTATCGCTGCTCAACCATGTGACGCTCGGCGGCGCGATGATGGTCGTGTCTTCGTGGGACAGCCTGCAGCCAACCCAGCTTGGCGGGCTCATCAACCCGCTGATACCGGTGTACCTGTCCGAATCCAACTCAGCCGACTGGGCCAACCTGCTGATGGGCTGCGACGCCGTGGCCTACCTGCCGCGGACCAAGGTCTACGGGCAGCTCTTCCTGGACAACTACGAATTCAACACTCTGAAGCTCGCCCCTGACGCCTACGGAGCGCAGGCCGGTGCCTACTGGGCGCCCAACCTGCCGGTCGAGGCGCGGATCGAATACACCCGCATCACTGCGTTTACCTACTACCACCGCGTTCACTCCATCATGTACGAGAACTACCTGACCCCGCTGGGCCATTCGCTCGGACCGGACGCGGACCAGCTCTGTGCCACCTTCAATGTCGTGCCCAACGGCTGGCTGAAGATTCTCATCGGGGGCGACTACACCCGACGCGGCTACCACAACCGCGGCGACTACCTGCGGAAGAGCTACAAGGATCCTCAAGACACACTCTACCTGCGCCAGCACGACGAGTTTCCGACCCGAGGATGGGACACGCTGGCAGACACAGTGACTGAAGAGGTGGACAAGACCATTCGATTCAGCCCCGGGATCGAGGTCCAGGCGCTCCGTGACCTGTTTGTCTCGCTAACGGTGGGGCTGTGGCACAGCCAGAACTACCAGGGCGCGATCGGCCTCAAGAAGGACGGCGTCGACCTGGCCCTCAAGGTCGAGTACCGGTACTGAGGACAGGGGCTAGGGATTAGGGGCTGGGGGTTGGGGACTGACTTGGACCCGACCGATAACCGCCTCGATGGCTTGAACTGAGACTGCCCCGACGCGGACAACTCGCGACGGCTCGCAGGTGACGTCCAGCACCGTGGAGGGGACGTCCTCGCCGCATGACCCGGAGTCCAGTGCTACGTCCACCTGTCCGAGCACTGCCGGGCTGACGTCAACGAACCGGCTCGTCGCCGGCTCGCCATGCAGGTTGGCACTCGTGCCGGCGATGGGCGCACCGAGTTCCTCGATCAGGTCGCGCGCGACCGGATGCCCAACCATCCTGATACCAATCGTCCGGCCTTGACTGATGGCGACCGGCGGCACCTTATCCGTGGCTCGGAATATCAGCGCCAGCGGACCGGGCCAGAAACGGCTGATGAGGGGCTGTGCCCAGTTCGGGACCTCGGCCACGTACTCGAGCATCTGGACGGGCGAAGCGCAGTGCGCCATCAGCGGCTGCGAGTAGTCCCTGCCCTTGATGAAAAAGACACGCTCAATCGCTGACGCGTTTCTGATGTCGGCGCCGATGCCATAGACGGTCTCCGTCGGGAAGACGGCCACGCCGCCCGCGCGCAGTATCCCCACCGCCTGCTGGATTGACTCAGGTGAATATGAAGGCGGTTCCGCCTTCAGGATGCAATGGTGAAGAGTGAATTCAGAATAGTGAAAACGACCAGAGCTTTCACCATTCACCATTCTCAATTCTCTCTTTCCTGACGATGTCAGGACGGCAGGCCGGGCTCGATTGCGGCGATCCGGAACGGCTGGCCATCCATCTCGATGGTGTCGCCGACCTTGCGGCCGAGCAGGATCTGGGCGAAGGGCGAAAGATAGGATATCACGCCGTGGTCGGGGTCGGCGTCCCACGGACCGAGAATCGAGTACTCCGTCACTGTTCCGGCGCCGTTGTCGAACCGCACGCGGCTGCCGACCGAGATCTCCGATGTATCTACGTCCGCCTTGCCCACCGTCCTTGCCCGGGCGATCTCCTCGCGCAGCCGCTTGGCCTTGACCATCAGCCGTCCCTGCTTCTCCTTCGCGGCCTTGTACTCGTAATTCTCGCTCAGGTCGCCGTGTGCCCGCGCCCTTGCAATCTCGTCCGCGACCTTCGGTATCTCCTTCTCGGATAGCTGGCGCAACTCGTGCTTCGCCTTCTCCAGACCCTGGGCGGTCGTGTAGACCACCTTGTCGTCATTCTCCCGGCTGAGGCTCGGGAACTTGGAGGCGACCAGCTGGTTGATTTCGTGCGCGATATAGCCGTCGAGAATCCGCGCCCGCCCGACCCTGCCCAACAGACGCTCCGCCTCGGCCTCGCTCATCTGGGCAACGGCCGACTGCACCAACCGGTATTCGGCATCGACCAGGGTGCCGCGGAACTTGGCCCAATGCGGCTTGTACCCGGCTGACTCGAGCAGGTCGAGGATACGCGTGACAATCTCCTTCGGCTCGCCGACACGCAGCCGCTCATGGTGCTCGACCAGCCAGAGAAACGCGTCCGGTTCCTGTCGGTACCCGGTCAGGATCTTCTCCAGCAACGCCCGCCACTGCCGAGGGTTCTTTGCGGAAAGCTCCTTCTCGACGATCGCCCGGGCGCGTCCGTCCTTCCCGGTCGAGAAGACGGCGCCGAACAGCTCCTGCCAGTCATCGGTGCGGGTTTCAAGCAAGGTCTCGAGGAAGCGCCTGCGTTCGGGGAAAGTCGCGAGATTCGAATAGGCATCCAGCACGCCGGCGCGGTCCAGCCCGGCCAGTGCCCCGGCATCGACCTCGCGCTTCAGCCGCCTGGCGGCCTTGGCCGGCTCGCTTACCGGAACCTTTGCCGGTGTGTCCTCCCATTGGAAAGTCCGCGACGGCACGGTTCGGGTGACGATATGCGGGTCCTTGGACAACTCGCGACGCGCCTTCGTCCAGAACCCATCCCACGCGTCGCCGGTCACGACCTGCGCCAGGCCGTCCTGCAAGTCGCGGACCGACATCGGCCTGCCCGCGTCCCGGAGCAGCATCGCTACCACCTGTCCGGACCGGGACCCGACCAGTTCAAGCAACTTGGTGCGGTCGCGGTCGAGCAACGCGTAGAACCCGTCCGGCTTGCACACCCTGAGCGCACGCTGGGCGGCGCCAAGGTCCCACACCAGTTCGGCCCCCTGGTCGAAATCGACCGTCACCTTGTCGAGCAGCAGGTCCAGCTTCTTCACGCGGCCCGGGCCGCGGTCGCTGTCCAGCACTCGGGTCCCGGGCAGGAACGCAAGGTACCGGTCGAGCCTGGGCAGCGCTTCCTTCAGAGACTGCCCGTAGCCGAGTCCGGACTTGTGCAGCAATTGCTCAATCTCCGGCACTTTCGAGTAAAGGCGCTGCACGCAGGCGGCGATGTTGCGAGCCAGAGTCGCGTCGTCAGCCGACACTGCCGCCTGCCGGCGCAGAATCACGAGTTCGTCCGCGTGCCGCTTATGCTCGCGCAGCGAATCGGCCGTCAGCTGCAGCATCAGCGCCGTCGTCTCGCGCGGGACCTGCCGGTCGGTCAGGTTCAGAAGCTCCAGCAGTTGCTCGTGAGGTACGCCTGCCTCGACCATCTCCATCCAGGTCGCCTCCATGTCTTCGTACTGCTTTTGCCAGAACTGGGTCCGGAAACGCTTGATCAACTCTTCCATGTACGC
This portion of the bacterium genome encodes:
- a CDS encoding capsule assembly Wzi family protein; translation: MSRLFLILVAAVAIAWATQQSGRVIPDSEYGGSRGPIQLNGPADNIENLPSDSRLYDDIDLLKTSGLIRTMPSTSRPWTRGECARLVDEALGKSRTVRLAPGQRAALKRLEFEFGWELHRSVARRSSINIPVPDTPGDTARCNLFSRLAATRDRQGLSGAVVLDNRPSDKFCFYERGELTFYHPNIPGESLSYDSAGVHLPGKRVLPWRNIATFDAELAYLAIKLPWVRLELGRDDFVWGPGYTGSVMLNNTAPALDHVQLCASYRNFKFLSLNSFLSRWGTTPRFLSAQRVEVSLLNHVTLGGAMMVVSSWDSLQPTQLGGLINPLIPVYLSESNSADWANLLMGCDAVAYLPRTKVYGQLFLDNYEFNTLKLAPDAYGAQAGAYWAPNLPVEARIEYTRITAFTYYHRVHSIMYENYLTPLGHSLGPDADQLCATFNVVPNGWLKILIGGDYTRRGYHNRGDYLRKSYKDPQDTLYLRQHDEFPTRGWDTLADTVTEEVDKTIRFSPGIEVQALRDLFVSLTVGLWHSQNYQGAIGLKKDGVDLALKVEYRY
- a CDS encoding L-threonylcarbamoyladenylate synthase, which codes for MVNGESSGRFHYSEFTLHHCILKAEPPSYSPESIQQAVGILRAGGVAVFPTETVYGIGADIRNASAIERVFFIKGRDYSQPLMAHCASPVQMLEYVAEVPNWAQPLISRFWPGPLALIFRATDKVPPVAISQGRTIGIRMVGHPVARDLIEELGAPIAGTSANLHGEPATSRFVDVSPAVLGQVDVALDSGSCGEDVPSTVLDVTCEPSRVVRVGAVSVQAIEAVIGRVQVSPQPPAPNP
- a CDS encoding GreA/GreB family elongation factor, with protein sequence MEELIKRFRTQFWQKQYEDMEATWMEMVEAGVPHEQLLELLNLTDRQVPRETTALMLQLTADSLREHKRHADELVILRRQAAVSADDATLARNIAACVQRLYSKVPEIEQLLHKSGLGYGQSLKEALPRLDRYLAFLPGTRVLDSDRGPGRVKKLDLLLDKVTVDFDQGAELVWDLGAAQRALRVCKPDGFYALLDRDRTKLLELVGSRSGQVVAMLLRDAGRPMSVRDLQDGLAQVVTGDAWDGFWTKARRELSKDPHIVTRTVPSRTFQWEDTPAKVPVSEPAKAARRLKREVDAGALAGLDRAGVLDAYSNLATFPERRRFLETLLETRTDDWQELFGAVFSTGKDGRARAIVEKELSAKNPRQWRALLEKILTGYRQEPDAFLWLVEHHERLRVGEPKEIVTRILDLLESAGYKPHWAKFRGTLVDAEYRLVQSAVAQMSEAEAERLLGRVGRARILDGYIAHEINQLVASKFPSLSRENDDKVVYTTAQGLEKAKHELRQLSEKEIPKVADEIARARAHGDLSENYEYKAAKEKQGRLMVKAKRLREEIARARTVGKADVDTSEISVGSRVRFDNGAGTVTEYSILGPWDADPDHGVISYLSPFAQILLGRKVGDTIEMDGQPFRIAAIEPGLPS